The window AGTTACACATAGGTGCTGCGAGAACCTCTCTCTGGCCCTGCCGGATCTGCTTTTGAAGGTCACCCTCTGACCTCTGACCCCCACTGAATTGACCCCTTAGACCCCCAGAGCCGCGTCTGTCTAAGCCGGGCACAGAGCCAAGAGGATGGAGACTACATCAACGCCAACTACATCCGGGTGAGTGGCTGGCCGTGTGGGGCTGAGGGGTCAGCTGGAGGACATTCCCAGGAGTACCTCCCTGCTCCAACTCACGGCTGCCCTGCCAGGCTGGCCCAGACGCTGAATAGTCCTCACAACACCCCCAAGAATACAGAGCAGAGGTTAAACAAGCTGAAGGAAGGGACCCACTGCCTCATCCCTGCCAACTCTGAACAGGGAGGGAGTTGGCGGGTTAAGACAGGTCCCCAGCCTCTCCAGGGCCTAGGTCTTCACGGGAGGTGTGGGCACAGACGGGCATCCCCTCCCCCTTACTTTTCCCCACGCAGCTCCTCTTTTGTAGAAAGGGTTCACATCAGGCCATAGGAGCCAGGGCGAGGTCAGTTCCTCCACAGCATTCCCCTGCCCTGGGCCTTAAATACGTACTATGTGTGAAGTGGCGCCCTCTAGAGGCCAGAAGTGGTAGGACAGCAGTCAGGTGCAGAGAGGTGAGAAGCTGTTAGGCAGGGACTCAGGAACAGGATTCTCATCTGCCAATAGAAACCAGGTGGACAGAGACCCAAATCTCACCACTGTCTTGAGCAGCAGGAAGCTGAGAATTCttaaggggagaaaagagggctGGCGAGACCGTGCTTCACGTTGCTAGTAAATACGTGGAAGTAATACGGAAAGCaagccattcattcaacaaatattggaTAGTAGTTTCGTAGTCCGTGCCAGGAGAAAGCATTTAAAGAGGATCTGATAGGAGCTAGTCTCTCAGGACTCTCTGAATCTAATCTGCATTATGTTCCTGTAAGATAGAGCATGCCCaattcacatatgagaaagctgaggctcagggaagcaGGGGGACATGCTTGTGGTCCTGCAGGACAGGGATCAGAACCCCGATGGTCCTCACTCCAGAACCCATGTCCTTTTAACCGTGTGCTTCTGGTGTTTGCATCTGTGCGTGCATGTCTCAGTGTGCATATGTGCATCGTGTCTACATGTGCATACACATGGCTACATGTGTATGTATCTACAGATGAATGTGtctatgtgtgcacgtgtgtgtctatgtgtgcatgtgtctatATTGCATTGTGCGCCTCTGTGTACATGCTCCTTGTGTCAGCCTGATCCTAAGACCGGCAGAGGCCATGGTTTGCCTAGAGCTCTCCTCTCACCagttccccacccctctctgggGCACCCACCTGTCTAGGGCTACGATGGGCAGGAGAAGGTCTACATTGCAACCCAAGGCCCCATGCCCAACACTGTGCTGGACTTCTGGGAGATGGTGTGGCAGGAGAAAGTGTCGCTCATTGTCATGCTCACTCAGCTCCGAGAGAGCAAGGAGGTAGGAGGCAGAGTCACACCCTTGGTGAAACCAGAAAGGGCTATACCCCCCACCCACACATACACCTCTACTCAGGGCCACTCACAACTCCCCTGGGAGCTGGGAACACCTGTAGGCAGGCCCAGCTTGCCCCTCTTAGAAAAGTTCCTGAAATACACCCTGTGGAGGCTCTCCAGCCAGAATGAGGGCTCGAAAGAGCAGCTCATCTgcaaaggaggtgggggtgggtgggggaccaCTCCCCTTTCTactgccctggccctgccccagctgatagaccctcctccccctctgactcccagctccctccctcctaGAAATGTGTCCACTACTGGCCCATAGATGAGGACAGATACGGGCCTTTCCGCATCTGCGTCCAAGAGGAGAGAAAGCTCCCAGAATACACTGTGCGGCAGCTCTCCATCCAGGTATGGGCCTGGCCCATGGGGTGCTGGGGCTGTCCCCACTCCTCTGGGACTTGGGCCAGGCCAACTGCCACTGGGAGCCTTGGTTGACTCTTCTAACCTTCTTGAACCCAAATCTACAGGAAGTGTTTGAGACACAGGGGACAGAGGGGCATGAGTGCTACTCTCAGGGCAGAGCAGTGAGACAAGTAGGGAGCACAGGGAGACCTACTGAGCTGCCCGCAGGGGAAGTGGGGCCCAGAGAGATAAACACCAGCACGTGGAAGCATGTTTCAAAGCACCTTCTGTCACAGGACAGTGTTTCACATGTCAAAACACTTTTCTATCTACCATTAGCCTCTCGCCTCCCAGGAGGTGAACCAGTGAGACGGCACTGTCCCCATTTTCTCTgtgaagaaaatgaactaaagGAGCATGCATGCCCAGTCACGTGccagctggaggcagagaggaaccgtcccctctcccagccagggTTGCTTCCGAGCACTTCGGAGGCGGGTGGGAGAGACTGGGGAAAGCAGGAAAAAGAGCTGACCTTACCAGCTCAGGGTCCATGACCACTCCCGGGGTCATTCCAGCTTTGTCCTCCACTCTGACCCTGGCTCTCGTGCCTTGTCCCTGTGCCAGCACCAGGAGGCATGCCGGTCAGTGAAGCACATCCTCTTCTCAGCCTGGCCTGACCACCAGACCCCGGAGTCAGCGGGGCCGCTGCTGCGCCTGGTGGCGGAGGTGGAGGAGAGTCCCGAGACAGCCACGGGCATGGGGCCCATTGTGGTCCACTGCAGGTACAGGGCCCCGCCCTCCACACAGCCCaacctgggcttttttttttttttacagagacagagagagagtcagagagagggatagacagggacagacagacaggaatggagagatgagaagcatcaatcattagtttttcattgcacattgcgacaccttaattgttcattgattgctttctcatatatgccttgacccgggccttcagcagaccgagtgaccccttgcttgagccagcgaccttgggtccaagctggtgagcttttgctcaagccagatgagcccgcactcaagctggcgacctcggggtctcgaacctgggtcctcggcatcccagtccgacgctctatccactgcgccaccgcctggtcaggcccaacccGGGCTTTGACCAGAGCAGGTTTTCCAGGACAAAAGATGTCTAAGCTAAGCTAAAACCTGAGAGGTGGTAAGGGGAATGGGACATGGTAAGGGCAGGTGGAATAGCATTTGCAAAAGCCCAGAGATGAGAGGTTCAAATCGACACATTGCTGGGAGCAGAGGTCACACGGGGGTAGTGTGATAAGAGAGGACGAGGGGCCCTCAGAGGCCCAGCTAAGACCCTGGGATTTGCTGTTAGAAAGGAATACTTTGGCCACAACCTAAAAAGTGGGTTGGGGTGGAGTGGGGACCGTGTGGGACACAGAAGCAGAAGGTAGAGACAGAGGGGCTCAGACCCTGCGCCCACACACAGGGGCCCCTGGACGTCAGCCCTGGGAGGTGGCAAGTGGCTTCTCTCAGGGGTCCATACAGGAAGGCTTCCTAAGAAGGAGTCCCGAGAAGACTTCAAAaaaaagggcaagagagagaactGTGGAGGGACCTGGTAGAGGCAGGGCTGTTGTCAGCAGCTCCGAAGATTCTCACTGGGAGGAAGTCACAGTCAGATAAGGAGGGTGTGGGGTCAGCAAGGCCAGTGTGGGCATTGTCGGTTGGAAACCGCTGTCAAGAGCTCATCAAACAGCCACAGGGACCTAAGGGTGACCTCAGTATGAGGCCAGTAAGAAACATAGCTCCCTCAGGGCCACTGTCCCCTACCAAGGCCTGGCCACCACCCTTGCCCCATGTCCCCGGCCCCCAAACAGAGTGTATTAGTTCCTGCCACTTCCTCTATGGCTTGGAGCTTGGTCCCCATGTCCCCCGGTCCCCTGTGACCTTCCGTTCCCTCCCTGGCAATGTCCAGTGCAGGGATTGGCCGGACCGGCTGCTTCATCGCCACCAGAataggctgccagcagctgaaaGCCCGAGGGGAAGTGGACATCCTGGGCATTGTGTGCCAACTGCGGTTGGACAGGTGGGTATAAGTAGGACCAAGGAAGCTGACTGGCCCCCGTGCC is drawn from Saccopteryx leptura isolate mSacLep1 chromosome 1, mSacLep1_pri_phased_curated, whole genome shotgun sequence and contains these coding sequences:
- the PTPN7 gene encoding tyrosine-protein phosphatase non-receptor type 7 isoform X2 produces the protein MTQPPPAKAPAKKHVRLQERRGSSVALVLDVRSLGAVEPICSVNTPREITLHFLRTAGHPLTCWALQHQSPSPQQLEEEFLIPPNFVNPEDLDIPGHASKDRYKTILPNPQSRVCLSRAQSQEDGDYINANYIRGYDGQEKVYIATQGPMPNTVLDFWEMVWQEKVSLIVMLTQLRESKEKCVHYWPIDEDRYGPFRICVQEERKLPEYTVRQLSIQHQEACRSVKHILFSAWPDHQTPESAGPLLRLVAEVEESPETATGMGPIVVHCSAGIGRTGCFIATRIGCQQLKARGEVDILGIVCQLRLDRGGMIQTTEQYQFLHHTLALYAAQLPRKPSP
- the PTPN7 gene encoding tyrosine-protein phosphatase non-receptor type 7 isoform X1, whose translation is MTQPPPAKAPAKKHVRLQERRGSSVALVLDVRSLGAVEPICSVNTPREITLHFLRTAGHPLTCWALQHQSPSPQQLEEEFLKIPPNFVNPEDLDIPGHASKDRYKTILPNPQSRVCLSRAQSQEDGDYINANYIRGYDGQEKVYIATQGPMPNTVLDFWEMVWQEKVSLIVMLTQLRESKEKCVHYWPIDEDRYGPFRICVQEERKLPEYTVRQLSIQHQEACRSVKHILFSAWPDHQTPESAGPLLRLVAEVEESPETATGMGPIVVHCSAGIGRTGCFIATRIGCQQLKARGEVDILGIVCQLRLDRGGMIQTTEQYQFLHHTLALYAAQLPRKPSP